One part of the Osmerus mordax isolate fOsmMor3 chromosome 18, fOsmMor3.pri, whole genome shotgun sequence genome encodes these proteins:
- the prrt1 gene encoding proline-rich transmembrane protein 1 isoform X1, with the protein MSSEKHGLDDSGRQSMSQPMTQMQPPPYLPNQAPNMPQHPGMAPQQGCGPQPNYPPPPPPPGSDGYLQETQFHCGPLGPPGAPHGYTVQTQGAGGTVPHPPVGYLHPGYPLQLQPCTAYVPIYPMASGQPYMPGGGGGMPQGQMAMQMPPGIALMEPRRPPHDYLPIAVLTTVCCFWPTGIIAIIKAVQVRTAVARGDMVTAEIASREARNFSFISLAVGIASIVLCTILTVVVIIASQHHDDDWDP; encoded by the exons ATGTCATCAGAAAAACACG gtctggaTGACTCTGGACGTCAGTCCATGTCCCAGCCCATGACCCAGATGcagccccctccctacctcccaaACCAGGCTCCAAACATGCCTCAGCACCCGGGCATGGCCCCCCAACAGGGCTGTGGCCCCCAACCCAActacccccctccacctccacctccaggctCTGACGGCTACCTCCAGGAGACCCAGTTCCACTGCGGCCCCCTCGGACCCCCAGGTGCTCCCCATGGCTACACAGTACAGacccagggggctggagggacagTGCCCCACCCCCCAGTGGGGTACCTCCACCCAGGCTACCCCCTCCAACTGCAGCCTTGCACAGCCTATGTGCCCATCTACCCCATGGCGTCG ggccaGCCCTACATGCCAGGAGGCGGTGGGGGAATGCCCCAGGGGCAGATGGCCATGCAGATGCCCCCTGGCATCGCCCTGATGGAACCGCGTAGGCCGCCACACGACTACCTGCCCATCGCCGTCCTGACCACTGTCTGCTGCTTCTGGCCCACCGGAATCATCGCCATCATCAAGGCTGTGCAG GTGCGTACGGCGGTTGCCAGGGGGGACATGGTGACGGCGGAGATAGCGTCTCGAGAGGCGCGGAACTTCTCCTTCATCAGTCTGGCGGTGGGCATAGCCTCCATCGTCCTCTGCACCATCCTCACAGTGGTGGTCATCATCGCCTCACAGCACCACGACGACGACTGGGATCCTTAG
- the tmem268 gene encoding transmembrane protein 268 isoform X2, which yields MEGDTESDVDMQPRHAKAQTETETTRSSRYTNGQCVLSVPSSSMLVPGFDLTICRALLEKEGFQIPVRDFESPLKTALDHASVRRYLLFNSSFFHLILAPVIYIVFWCAVYSTLHLYLSITDYWVLYLSVSLVSILLTTAIVLRLHNSNKKINMNVDVRLIQVNEMMSAHNLIVGVADWVQNCTGKLQLFCVYWDMTRCLRALTETVEDLKAVGENKAQKKLKKRMSHLLLVSEVMNPDPEVGSRVEEGSDEERPLIPEQKADHNTSNSHREDTKLTTNYSLVPELRLPSQAVAQQLLLTYSAAYVKLLVSESLPVQSRGSRLSRRSHCPNATLCLCQYIQVRVLRC from the exons ATGGAGGGCGACACAGAGAGCGATGTTGACATGCAGCCCAGACACGCCAAGGCCCAGACTGAAACTGAAACCACCAGATCTTCCAGATATACCAACG gtcagTGTGTGCTGTCAGTGCCGAGCTCATCCATGCTGGTCCCCGGCTTTGATCTGACGATTTGCAGGGCGCTGCTGGAGAAAGAGGGCTTCCAG ATTCCAGTGAGAGACTTTGAGAGCCCTTTAAAGACTGCTCTTGACCACGCGTCAGTCAGGAGATATCTGCTCTTCAACTCCTCCTTCTTCCACTTAATCTTGGCTCCA GTGATCTATATTGTGTTCTGGTGCGCAGTGTACTCCACCCTCCATCTGTACCTCTCCATCACAGACTACTGGGtgctctacctgtctgtcagcctagtCTCCATATTACTCACCACTGCCATAGTCCTTAGACTGCACAACAGCAACAAGAAG ATCAACATGAACGTGGATGTGCGTCTGATCCAGGTAAACGAAATGATGAGCGCACACAATCTGATAGTGGGCGTGGCCGACTGGGTGCAGAACTGCACTGGGAAATTACAG CTGTTCTGTGTATACTGGGACATGACCCGCTGTTTGAGGGCCCTGACTGAAACCGTGGAGGATCTGAAGGCTGTGGGAGAGAACAAGGCCCAg AAGAAACTGAAGAAAAGGATGTCCCATCTCCTCTTGGTGTCAGAGGTCATGAACCCTGACCCTGAGGTGGGTTCACGGGTCGAGGAGGGCTCTGATGAAGAGAGGCCTTTGATTCCGGAGCAGAAGGCGGACCACAATACCTCCAACAGCCACCGGGAGGACACCAAACTCACCACCAACTACAGCCTCGTACCAGAACTCAGACTCCCATCCcag GCCGTGGctcagcagctcctcctcacatACAGTGCAGCGTACGTCAAGCTGCTGGTCTCAGAGAGTCTGCCGGTCCAGAGCCGTGGGAGCCGGCTGTCCAGGAGGAGCCACTGCCCCAACGCCACCCTCTGCCTCTGTCAGTACATCCAGGTCAGGGTGCTTCGCTGCTAG
- the neu1 gene encoding sialidase-1 has product MFARPSSMRVRCGIAVLFSFVLSYCECTVNGLEIDPLVYDEQLLWVARGAGEVNTYRIPLLSFTPRGSLLAFAEARKASQNDLGAKFIALRRSTDRGATWSPTSFIVDDGSLEDGLNLGSVVADEEQGSIMLIYSICFHRYHCSPSSTMMVESLDDGLSWSPPRNLSVQLGVKSFAPGPGFGIQKRYPPAKGRLVVCGHGSIEGDGVFCILSDDHGRNWNNGAALKSIPYNQPKQSGDFNPDECQPVEMEDGSIVINVRNQYNYHCRCRVVVRSLDGGESLPLEELIFDSTLVDPAVAAGALQKEGVLYFTNPASSQQRVNLTLRWSLTNGTSWEKNAVQIWAGPSGYSSMTSLRSDYPEDRKYIFVIYEKGHKDYDETISFAKIHLYGGR; this is encoded by the exons ATGTTTGCAAGACCGTCTTCTATGCGCGTGAGATGTGGAATCGCTGTTCTTTTTTCCTTTGTGTTAAGTTACTGTGAATGCACAGTAAATGGCCTGGAG ATTGACCCTTTGGTTTATGACGAGCAGTTGTTGTGGGTGGCcagaggggctggggaggtgAACACCTACCGTATCCCCTTGCTCAGCTTCACCCCAAGGGGCAGTCTGCTTGCCTTTGCAGAGGCTAGGAAGGCATCACAAAATGACTTAGGAGCCAAGTTTATTGCCCTGCGTCGCTCAACAGACAGAG GGGCCACCTGGTCTCCCACCTCGTTCATAGTGGATGACGGTTCTCTGGAGGATGGTCTTAACCTGGGCTCAGTGGTGGCAGATGAGGAGCAGGGCTCCATCATGCTGATCTACTCTATCTGTTTCCACCGCTACCACTGCAGCCCCTCAAGCACCATGATGGTGGAGAGTTTGGATGATGGCCTGAGCTGGAGTCCCCCACGCAACCTCTCTGTCCAGCTGGGGGTGAAGAGCTTCGCCCCCGGGCCTGGTTTCGGCATCCAG AAGCGCTACCCCCCAGCTAAAGGCCGCTTGGTGGTGTGTGGTCACGGCAGCATTGAGGGGGATGGGGTTTTCTGCATCCTGAGTGACGACCATGGACGGAACTGGAACAATGGCGCCGCGCTAAAGAGCATCCCCTACAACCAGCCCAAACAATCCGGAGACTTCAACCCAGACGAGTGCCAG CCTGTAGAGATGGAGGACGGCAGCATTGTCATCAACGTGCGCAACCAGTACAACTACCACTGCCGGTGCCGTGTGGTGGTGCGCAGCCTGGACGGAGGGGAATCTCTGCCCTTGGAGGAGCTGATTTTTGACTCCACCCTGGTGGACCCTGCGGTGGCAGCGGGGGCTCTGCAGAAGGAGGGCGTGCTCTACTTCACCAATCCTGCCAGCAGCCAACAGA GGGTAAACCTTACCCTCCGCTGGTCTCTGACAAATGGCACGTCTTGGGAGAAGAACGCTGTTCAGATATGGGCCGGGCCAAGTGGCTACTCGTCTATGACATCACTGAGGAGTGACTACCCTGAGGACAGGAAGTACATATTTGTCATATACGAGAAAGGCCACAAGGACTATGACGAGACCATCTCATTTGCCAAGATCCATCTCTATGGAGGACGGTAG
- the prrt1 gene encoding proline-rich transmembrane protein 1 isoform X2, producing MSQPMTQMQPPPYLPNQAPNMPQHPGMAPQQGCGPQPNYPPPPPPPGSDGYLQETQFHCGPLGPPGAPHGYTVQTQGAGGTVPHPPVGYLHPGYPLQLQPCTAYVPIYPMASGQPYMPGGGGGMPQGQMAMQMPPGIALMEPRRPPHDYLPIAVLTTVCCFWPTGIIAIIKAVQVRTAVARGDMVTAEIASREARNFSFISLAVGIASIVLCTILTVVVIIASQHHDDDWDP from the exons ATGTCCCAGCCCATGACCCAGATGcagccccctccctacctcccaaACCAGGCTCCAAACATGCCTCAGCACCCGGGCATGGCCCCCCAACAGGGCTGTGGCCCCCAACCCAActacccccctccacctccacctccaggctCTGACGGCTACCTCCAGGAGACCCAGTTCCACTGCGGCCCCCTCGGACCCCCAGGTGCTCCCCATGGCTACACAGTACAGacccagggggctggagggacagTGCCCCACCCCCCAGTGGGGTACCTCCACCCAGGCTACCCCCTCCAACTGCAGCCTTGCACAGCCTATGTGCCCATCTACCCCATGGCGTCG ggccaGCCCTACATGCCAGGAGGCGGTGGGGGAATGCCCCAGGGGCAGATGGCCATGCAGATGCCCCCTGGCATCGCCCTGATGGAACCGCGTAGGCCGCCACACGACTACCTGCCCATCGCCGTCCTGACCACTGTCTGCTGCTTCTGGCCCACCGGAATCATCGCCATCATCAAGGCTGTGCAG GTGCGTACGGCGGTTGCCAGGGGGGACATGGTGACGGCGGAGATAGCGTCTCGAGAGGCGCGGAACTTCTCCTTCATCAGTCTGGCGGTGGGCATAGCCTCCATCGTCCTCTGCACCATCCTCACAGTGGTGGTCATCATCGCCTCACAGCACCACGACGACGACTGGGATCCTTAG
- the tmem268 gene encoding transmembrane protein 268 isoform X1, whose amino-acid sequence MQMYSNVEKDFVTMEGDTESDVDMQPRHAKAQTETETTRSSRYTNGQCVLSVPSSSMLVPGFDLTICRALLEKEGFQIPVRDFESPLKTALDHASVRRYLLFNSSFFHLILAPVIYIVFWCAVYSTLHLYLSITDYWVLYLSVSLVSILLTTAIVLRLHNSNKKINMNVDVRLIQVNEMMSAHNLIVGVADWVQNCTGKLQLFCVYWDMTRCLRALTETVEDLKAVGENKAQKKLKKRMSHLLLVSEVMNPDPEVGSRVEEGSDEERPLIPEQKADHNTSNSHREDTKLTTNYSLVPELRLPSQAVAQQLLLTYSAAYVKLLVSESLPVQSRGSRLSRRSHCPNATLCLCQYIQVRVLRC is encoded by the exons ATGCAAATGTATTCAAACGTTGAAAAG GATTTTGTAACGATGGAGGGCGACACAGAGAGCGATGTTGACATGCAGCCCAGACACGCCAAGGCCCAGACTGAAACTGAAACCACCAGATCTTCCAGATATACCAACG gtcagTGTGTGCTGTCAGTGCCGAGCTCATCCATGCTGGTCCCCGGCTTTGATCTGACGATTTGCAGGGCGCTGCTGGAGAAAGAGGGCTTCCAG ATTCCAGTGAGAGACTTTGAGAGCCCTTTAAAGACTGCTCTTGACCACGCGTCAGTCAGGAGATATCTGCTCTTCAACTCCTCCTTCTTCCACTTAATCTTGGCTCCA GTGATCTATATTGTGTTCTGGTGCGCAGTGTACTCCACCCTCCATCTGTACCTCTCCATCACAGACTACTGGGtgctctacctgtctgtcagcctagtCTCCATATTACTCACCACTGCCATAGTCCTTAGACTGCACAACAGCAACAAGAAG ATCAACATGAACGTGGATGTGCGTCTGATCCAGGTAAACGAAATGATGAGCGCACACAATCTGATAGTGGGCGTGGCCGACTGGGTGCAGAACTGCACTGGGAAATTACAG CTGTTCTGTGTATACTGGGACATGACCCGCTGTTTGAGGGCCCTGACTGAAACCGTGGAGGATCTGAAGGCTGTGGGAGAGAACAAGGCCCAg AAGAAACTGAAGAAAAGGATGTCCCATCTCCTCTTGGTGTCAGAGGTCATGAACCCTGACCCTGAGGTGGGTTCACGGGTCGAGGAGGGCTCTGATGAAGAGAGGCCTTTGATTCCGGAGCAGAAGGCGGACCACAATACCTCCAACAGCCACCGGGAGGACACCAAACTCACCACCAACTACAGCCTCGTACCAGAACTCAGACTCCCATCCcag GCCGTGGctcagcagctcctcctcacatACAGTGCAGCGTACGTCAAGCTGCTGGTCTCAGAGAGTCTGCCGGTCCAGAGCCGTGGGAGCCGGCTGTCCAGGAGGAGCCACTGCCCCAACGCCACCCTCTGCCTCTGTCAGTACATCCAGGTCAGGGTGCTTCGCTGCTAG